A stretch of Kazachstania africana CBS 2517 chromosome 7, complete genome DNA encodes these proteins:
- the KNH1 gene encoding Knh1p (similar to Saccharomyces cerevisiae KNH1 (YDL049C); ancestral locus Anc_4.223) — protein sequence MILCMFLWIFTILPVISSTDIEILSPTLNTKYLLKSNNNFEIPIHWDFRNDEVPRSMTLKLCKGSNTNIQVIYNIASLIKAEKSQLLAIIPSDQIGINDIYFIQFYLEYPFGYMIKYSPRFKLLSRANIELIISTTLVPNAETKTTANVPATTTSSTTTSSSSSEITGDTRYTEQTGLTRYAPMQFQPQTKCNPRATWTKQYPKSSKITFYSTFRSYIDHSTTITPSWSYSIRRDVNHVSRARMPIKNGGWYNPTIRTKKVSRRKINN from the coding sequence ATGATTCTTTGTATGTTTTTATGGATTTTCACCATTCTACCAGTCATATCATCTACTGATATAGAGATACTATCGCCTACCTTAAATACGAAATATCTCTTaaaaagtaataataactTCGAAATCCCAATACATTGGGATTTTCGAAATGACGAAGTCCCAAGAAGTATGACGTTAAAATTATGCAAAGGCTCTAATACAAATATACAAGTAATTTATAATATTGCTAGCTTAATAAAAGCTGAAAAATCTCAGTTGCTAGCCATTATACCCTCAGACCAAATTGGGATAAATGATATTTACTTCatacaattttatttagaGTATCCCTTTGGTTATATGATCAAATATTCTCCGAGATTCAAGTTACTATCTAGGGCCAACATCGAACTGATTATCAGTACTACTTTGGTTCCGAATGCAGAAACCAAGACAACAGCAAATGTCCCAGCTACAACGACTTCCAGTACTACTACTAGTTCTTCCTCAAGTGAAATTACGGGGGACACGCGTTATACTGAGCAGACGGGCTTGACTAGATATGCCCCAATGCAATTCCAACCACAGACAAAATGTAATCCGAGGGCTACTTGGACAAAACAGTATCCTAAAAGTAGTAAAATAACATTTTATTCGACATTTAGGAGTTACATCGATCATAGCACTACAATCACACCATCATGGTCATACTCAATTCGTAGAGACGTTAATCATGTTTCAAGGGCAAGGATGCCAATAAAAAATGGTGGCTGGTATAATCCTACCATAAGGACAAAAAAAGtgtcaagaagaaaaataaataattag
- the LHP1 gene encoding tRNA maturation protein LHP1 (similar to Saccharomyces cerevisiae LHP1 (YDL051W); ancestral locus Anc_4.224): MSSSRRNSFQNIEFTPETRRECLKQVEFYFSEFNLPYDKFLRSIVNKNNGWVPISTIVTFNRMKKYRPVETVVEVLKESKILMVSEDGENVKRREALVIDKDLQNLKKIIVMGFPTDKENMQEILEKWFDDVSSGSITQVRLRRERGKKFNGDVIIDFKSVEDCNAFYDKYPEADPLTFEEKKLSLVKKKDFELQKQATKAKNFSGSGQRSRSFSGHRKNMPKLTQESNDEKKDDNEDESAVI, encoded by the coding sequence ATGTCGAGCAGTAGACGTAACTCGTTCCAAAACATCGAATTCACACCTGAAACACGTCGTGAATGTTTGAAACAAGTAGAATTCTATTTCTCTGAGTTTAACTTACCATATGACAAGTTTTTACGTTCCATTGTGAACAAGAATAATGGCTGGGTACCAATTAGTACAATCGTTACATTCAACAGAATGAAGAAGTACAGACCAGTGGAAACTGTTGTGGAAGTTTTGAAGGAGTCCAAAATCTTGATGGTTTCAGAAGATGGTGAAAATGTCAAGAGACGTGAAGCATTAgttattgataaagatttgcaaaatttgaaaaaaattattgtcATGGGATTCCCAACTGATAAGGAAAATATGCAAGAAATTTTAGAGAAATGGTTTGACGATGTCAGTTCTGGATCTATTACCCAAGTTAGATTAAGGAGAGAACGtggtaagaaatttaatggTGACGttatcattgattttaaaaGCGTTGAAGATTGTAACGCTTTTTATGATAAATATCCAGAAGCTGATCCATTGACttttgaagagaaaaaattatctttagtaaagaaaaaggatTTTGAATTACAAAAGCAAGCCACCAAAgctaaaaatttcagtggTAGTGGTCAAAGGTCAAGATCCTTCAGTGGTcatagaaaaaatatgcCAAAATTGACGCAAGAGTCAAATGacgaaaagaaagatgataACGAAGATGAAAGTGCTGTCATATAA